TATTATTACTCAAAGTGAATACAATGACTTAGCAAGTGTATATAGGAAATATTCTAAGAACATTCTTTTAGAAGATATAGTAAAAGAATATTATCTAAGAGATGTAGATGAAGATGTGCTATTAGAAGGACAACTGAAGGGTCTGTTTAGTGCTATTGAAGATCCTTATTCAGTGTACATGACAAAGGATGAATTTAAAAGTTTTATGGAGCATACTAAAGGTGTATTTGGAGGGATTGGTGTTTATGTTGCTCCAGGAGATGACAATCTAATAACTGTAGTATCGCCTATAGAAGATACCCCGGGAGAAAGAGCAGGTATAAAACCTGGAGATAAAATTATTAAAGTAGATGGCAGGGAGTTTACTGCTGATAAAATGGATGAAGCAGTTAAACATATGAAGGGTGAACCGGGTACAGAGGTATTACTTACTATTATGAGAAAAGACTTAGAGGGTAATTCGCAAATTTTCGATAAAAATATTAAAAGAGAAGAAATCAGAATCAAAAGTGTTAAATCAAACATGCTTAAGGATAACATTGGATATATAAGAATCATTTCTTTTGACGATTTCACTTATAATGATTTTATGGCACACTTAAAAGAATTACAAAATAAAGGTATGAAAGGCTTAGTATTAGATTTAAGAAATAATCCTGGAGGACTTTTAGATATTTCTGCTAAAATTGCAGATGAATTAATGGGTGAAGGAACTATAGTTTATACAGAAACAAAGAAAAAAGAAAGAGAATATTTAAAATCAGATAAAAATAAATTAGGAATACCTTTAACAGTCTTGGTAAATGAAGGTAGTGCAAGTGCTTCAGAAATCCTTTCAGGAGCCCTTCAAGATACCAAGGAAGGTACTATAATAGGAACTACTACTTTTGGTAAAGGTGTTGTACAGCGAATAAAAGAGCTTTCGGATGGCTCGGGGTTTAAAATCACTGTATCCGAATATTTCACACCTAATGGAAGAAATATTCAAGGCATAGGAATAGAGCCTGACATTATAGTTGAGATACCTAAGGATGTTGAGCAAATAGGTGTAGAAAATCTAGAAGAGGACACTCAGCTTCAAAAAGCAATTGAGGTAGTGAAAGAAAAGATTAATAAATAATGGAGAGAATATATTAAAGGATAGCTTTTTAGCTATCCTTTTCATATTCATTAAGTTCATCAAAATTAATACCATATATAAACTGAGAATCAGCATTATCTGAAGATGGAACTACGCTAAAAAAGCCTGTGTTTAAATTGTGGCTATAATAAATATTCTTATCTAGTACCTGTCCTAGTAGTTCGGATTCATCCTTTTTAAGATTATATAAATATATAGAATAATCAGTGGAG
The nucleotide sequence above comes from Proteiniborus ethanoligenes. Encoded proteins:
- a CDS encoding S41 family peptidase, producing MISKKRAVIIAVLLVLVTSASTFVFSNMIQISLKDKVIITQSEYNDLASVYRKYSKNILLEDIVKEYYLRDVDEDVLLEGQLKGLFSAIEDPYSVYMTKDEFKSFMEHTKGVFGGIGVYVAPGDDNLITVVSPIEDTPGERAGIKPGDKIIKVDGREFTADKMDEAVKHMKGEPGTEVLLTIMRKDLEGNSQIFDKNIKREEIRIKSVKSNMLKDNIGYIRIISFDDFTYNDFMAHLKELQNKGMKGLVLDLRNNPGGLLDISAKIADELMGEGTIVYTETKKKEREYLKSDKNKLGIPLTVLVNEGSASASEILSGALQDTKEGTIIGTTTFGKGVVQRIKELSDGSGFKITVSEYFTPNGRNIQGIGIEPDIIVEIPKDVEQIGVENLEEDTQLQKAIEVVKEKINK